Genomic window (Oryza sativa Japonica Group chromosome 3, ASM3414082v1):
tttaaaaaatgtaggacccacatgtcgttcccttcttcctctctcttcactctctctctcgatcaCGGGGCGGTGCAGGGGAGgatgtgggcggcggcgcgagcggcagcggcggacgcagctggcggcaagcggcggcagaGGGCGGCGGTGCCCaggggcggtgggcggcggtgcACGGGGGCGGACAGGACGGAggcgcgaggcgaggcggcatcGCCGGAGGTGGAGGCCTGTGGCTCGCGGTCTGCCCGTGGCCCGTGGCTCGTGCCGGCAGTCGACTACACGCAGAGccccgaggaggaggacgcggaggagaccgacgacgacgaggaggcggcggcggagcaggagcTCACGCTCGCCGTGGGCACCGCCGCCAGTGTCAAGTAGAGGTACAACCGCAACGAGCACCACTCCCCCGGGCAGAGCttcttgtcgtcgtcgtcgacggagTCCGATGTGCTCGTCACCGGCATCTGGGATTAGCAGGTGCCTCACGGCGACGCAACCGCGGAAGAGCCGCTTGCCTCGCCCACCGCCCGTCGGCGTCCGCTCCTCGCCCGCCCACCGCTCGCAGCCATCCCCGTTGCCGTCCTCGGCTCCTCGTCCGCCGCCCTCACCCGTCTCCGCCCCACCCGGCTGCCGTCGTTGGTCCCTCACCCGCCGCCTgcagccgcctccgcgcctGCCTGCTGCTGGCCTCggctcctcgcccgccgcccgagCCCGCCTCCGCACCCATCCCCGGCGCCGACCTCGGCTCATCGCGTGCCGCCAGCAGCCCGCGCCCGCTACCGCCTCGCCTCCtttgccctcgccgccgcctccgctggcGGCAACGGCTGCAGGTAGAACCTCTCCTTCACTGGAGGGCAGTGGTAGGAGGCCAAGCTTGATGGGCTTGGCGGCCTTGGTGAGCGCTGCCTGCGCGAGGGCGCCGCCGGTGATcccagtggcgacgaggccgagcATGGCGCAGCGGCTGGTCTGGACGTTAGCGGCGGTGTCGGCCGTGACAGGCGTGGCCTCTGATGGAACGCtgatggagaagagagagagagagagattgggagagagagagactgacaggtggggcccacctatatttttataaatgaattgttgactggactgccacgtaggatcaaaaccaccgtggattaAGCCAGAggggttatttgtccggtttgcaaagttgggggtgaagaatgtccggttttgtgattAAGGGGGGTATTttggtcgaccgcgatagttccgcggggggagggggtaattcgtactttttcctttttttatgattaattatAATACCACGTAAACGTAACGTTAGATGAAGATTAGGTCACGTGCCACGCATGCACTTGTAGGATGAAATCATAGTCTCAACCCCTTGTGAGACCAAGACGGGTCGGTTTTAATAATTGATGGAGCTTCTATGTCATGTTTTGTGGTTGAAGGACGATAATCATACTGAGATGATAGAGAgagccatctttttttttctattttgcaatTTGTTGGACTGGAAGTCCATCTTTTATGCGGTGCAGCCGTGCAGGTTCTGCCATCTGCCGttcagggagagagagagagccttAGGGTCCATAGAGCGTTAAGTTACAAACAAAGTTCGTAGAAGTAACTAAGTATATGTCAGATCATGGATTCGACAAATCTTGGCTATACGAACTGAATTAAACATGGCAAAGTGTCCCTCACAAAAAATGACAGTGAAAGTTTATCAAACAGATGCATTATCAACCGAAATTCGCCCCAAAAACTGTTCGGTGCCTTACTATAAAGAGGTGGTGGTTTGATACAAGTTGATGCGAAACATAAAAACTAGATAGGTATCCCGCGTATTGCTGCGGGAGAATTACGTGATAATATAGAGATAtgagttctaaaattttctttcttaccTATTATACGATTTATTTTCatgtgtttatatattttttgtacCTTTATCAATTATCCTAAGGATGGTTGTATGGTGTTTCTTTTGGAGGGAAGAGATGGAATTTACACCCCTGATGAATCatccaaaggctaaaaacaattgagatgatgtggcttcatgagagaagagagaattagcattaactacatttagtggagataaactttatagatatataggatgTGATAAGATAACAAGGTGTAGCATGGTAATTCTCTCAGCAGCCAAttcacaaaacaaaaacaacagaAACTCTCACATCATATTAAAAACAACACAAACTCTTCAATGCACAAATCCTCCGGGCTAAACGCCGCGCAACTGCTAAAATGGAAGATCAAAGCTTCCTAATCCTATGACAACAATTTTCTTTCTTGTGCTAGTCATATTCCCTTTGCTGATACATACATGGAACGGAATGCAAAGTAGTATATAGCTGTGTAAAGTTGCAAATGAAATCCCCTGGAATGCCAGTGCTGCATCTGCATGTATATAAATTAACCGGGTGTTCTTCACGAGCGCACACCGTTGGGGAAGGACGCGTCCAGCCATCCACCCTTCTTGGCGCGCTCGACGTAGCAGCATAACTGCTTGCCGGCGTCCGGCACGTCGAGcgcgaggtcgtcgacgcagccGGCCACCCGCTCGAAGCCCTTGGTCATCTGGTTCGGCGTGATGAGGCCGCGGCCGTAGCACTCGGCGAGGAGGCCCCACAGCCGCTCGTCCTTGCCACGCTTCTCCATGATCGCCACCAGCGCCTTCTTCACCACCTCGTGGTGGAAGAATGGCATCCCGAGCTCCTTGATGCACTGGCACGCCTCCCGGATGTCGCCGCCGCAGTCGTACTCCTGCAGCAGCCTGCCGATCTTGTCCTTCACGTCGTCCAGCTCCCACCCGGCCttgccggtggcgccgccgccccagcaACGCAGTATCCGCTCCGCAGAGAGCTTCGCGCCGAGCAGGGCACGGGCGTTCCGGAGCGCCAATAAGCCGGTGGAGGATCCCCCTGGCTTGCCgcggccggcctcctcctccatttTCTCTAGGTTCGATGGCGCGATCACCTCGTCGACCACTGACCTGGCGAAGAACATGGTCAGGTCCTCGACGATGGCGGGGTTGTCCAGCGCGGCGTCCTCGGCGGACTCGATCAGGAGGTGGAACCCCGACACGACGTCCTCCGGCGGCATTCCGAGCGAGGACAGCAGCACGGACGCCATCTCCTTCTCGCGGCTCTTCCGGTCCATCGCGGAGGTGATCAGCTTCTTGACGAAGATGGCGTTGTAGGAGGAGGAACACGCGTAGTTCTCGGCCTCCAGGCTGCTCATCACCTCGATGATGTCCCCTGTCAAGAAGTACTCCTTTATGATCGACAATGTCTTCGCCTTGAACTGCCGCACCGCAGCGTCGTCCTCGACGACGGCCTTCTTCGGCTCGGGGCCCAGCGGCTTCAGCGACGACGCGCAGAGCCATCCCTCCGACGAGGCCTTCAGGATCATCGATTTCAGGAGGCGCCTCGCGTTTGGCACGT
Coding sequences:
- the LOC4332101 gene encoding MA3 DOMAIN-CONTAINING TRANSLATION REGULATORY FACTOR 2 — its product is MSPMESRPDDLVPPAMHKPAIQCAAAEDASLLRSPTVSSEEFMQFKRKATTILEEYFSTDDVAATANELRELRVPCYHYYFVKKLVSVAMDRHDREKEMAAVLLSSLYGDVIDRPQVYKGFGKLAESCDDLSVDTPDAVDILAVFVARAIIDDILPPAFLAKQLTCLPEGCKGAEVLHRAEKSYLSVPHHGEIILQRWGGSKSITVEEAKAKIADILEEYLAAGDIGEACRCIRGLKISFFHHDIVKRALTLAMERGGGAEGHILDLLKSASDEGIINESQITKGFNRLIDSVDDLTLDVPNARRLLKSMILKASSEGWLCASSLKPLGPEPKKAVVEDDAAVRQFKAKTLSIIKEYFLTGDIIEVMSSLEAENYACSSSYNAIFVKKLITSAMDRKSREKEMASVLLSSLGMPPEDVVSGFHLLIESAEDAALDNPAIVEDLTMFFARSVVDEVIAPSNLEKMEEEAGRGKPGGSSTGLLALRNARALLGAKLSAERILRCWGGGATGKAGWELDDVKDKIGRLLQEYDCGGDIREACQCIKELGMPFFHHEVVKKALVAIMEKRGKDERLWGLLAECYGRGLITPNQMTKGFERVAGCVDDLALDVPDAGKQLCCYVERAKKGGWLDASFPNGVRS